One part of the Aquificaceae bacterium genome encodes these proteins:
- a CDS encoding M48 family metallopeptidase produces the protein SVHFRKMKRKLASCSSRGRLTFDVSLLEEDREKVSYVIVHELLHLRYPDHGKLFKHMLKAYLKSL, from the coding sequence GTCGGTGCATTTCAGAAAGATGAAGAGGAAGCTGGCAAGCTGTTCCTCAAGGGGAAGGCTCACCTTTGATGTGTCTCTTTTGGAAGAAGACAGGGAAAAGGTTTCCTATGTGATAGTGCATGAGCTTCTCCACCTGAGGTATCCAGACCACGGCAAGCTTTTCAAGCATATGCTGAAGGCATACCTCAAAAGCCTATAA
- the atpD gene encoding F0F1 ATP synthase subunit beta, whose amino-acid sequence MKGRIVQVIGAVIDVEFSEKNLPPVRHGLKTRRKFIDDRGNWAEEELFLEVAQHIGESRVRCVAMGATDGLVRGQEVEYLGGPIKVPVGRPTLGRIFNVVGQPIDEAGPVNAEEFWPMFREPPPLEEQSTKVEILETGIKVVDLLEPYVKGGKVGLFGGAGVGKTVLMQELIHNIAKFHKGFSVVIGVGERTREGNDLWHEMKESGVLPYTVMVYGQMNEPPGVRFRVAQTGITMAEYFRDVEGQDVLVFIDNIFRFVQAGSEVSTLLGRLPSAVGYQPTLNTDVGEVQERITSTKKGSLTSIQAVYVPADDITDPAPYSVFAHLDATTVLARRLAELGIYPAVDPLESTSKYLAPEFVGEEHYRVASEVKRILQRYKELQEIIAILGMEELSEEDKAIVNRARRIQRFLAQPFHVAEQFTGMPGKYVKLEDNIRSFKEILTGNYDHLPEMAFYMVGTIEEAVEKARALGAKV is encoded by the coding sequence ATGAAAGGAAGAATAGTGCAGGTGATAGGTGCGGTCATTGACGTGGAGTTTTCTGAAAAGAACCTTCCACCCGTCAGGCACGGTCTAAAGACAAGGAGGAAGTTCATAGACGACAGGGGAAACTGGGCGGAAGAGGAGCTCTTCCTTGAAGTGGCTCAGCACATAGGAGAGAGCAGGGTCAGATGCGTGGCAATGGGTGCCACCGATGGACTGGTGAGGGGTCAGGAGGTGGAATACTTGGGCGGACCCATAAAGGTGCCTGTTGGCAGGCCAACCCTTGGAAGGATATTCAATGTGGTAGGTCAGCCCATAGATGAAGCAGGACCCGTAAATGCAGAAGAGTTCTGGCCCATGTTCAGAGAACCTCCACCCCTGGAAGAGCAGTCCACAAAGGTGGAGATACTTGAGACGGGTATAAAGGTGGTTGACCTCCTTGAGCCCTATGTGAAGGGTGGAAAGGTGGGGCTCTTTGGTGGTGCTGGAGTGGGCAAGACAGTGCTGATGCAGGAGCTCATACACAACATAGCCAAGTTCCACAAGGGATTCTCAGTGGTCATAGGCGTGGGAGAGAGAACCAGAGAAGGAAACGACCTCTGGCACGAGATGAAGGAATCTGGGGTCCTTCCCTACACGGTCATGGTCTACGGGCAGATGAACGAGCCTCCCGGCGTGCGATTCAGGGTGGCACAGACGGGCATTACCATGGCTGAATACTTCAGGGATGTGGAGGGTCAGGACGTTCTTGTCTTTATAGACAACATATTCAGGTTCGTGCAGGCAGGCTCTGAAGTCTCCACGCTCCTTGGAAGACTTCCCTCTGCAGTGGGATACCAGCCCACCCTCAACACGGACGTGGGTGAGGTGCAGGAGAGGATAACCTCCACAAAGAAGGGGTCTCTTACCTCCATACAGGCAGTATACGTGCCCGCAGACGACATAACGGACCCTGCACCCTATTCGGTCTTTGCTCACCTTGATGCCACCACAGTGCTTGCAAGAAGGCTTGCAGAGCTGGGTATATACCCGGCAGTTGACCCTCTTGAGTCCACCTCCAAGTATCTGGCACCGGAGTTCGTGGGAGAAGAGCACTACAGAGTGGCATCGGAGGTCAAGAGAATACTGCAGAGATACAAGGAGCTTCAGGAAATAATAGCCATACTGGGTATGGAAGAGCTCTCAGAAGAGGACAAGGCAATCGTCAACAGGGCAAGGAGGATTCAGAGGTTTCTGGCACAGCCCTTCCACGTGGCAGAGCAGTTCACCGGCATGCCCGGCAAATACGTAAAGCTGGAGGACAACATAAGGAGCTTCAAAGAGATTCTCACGGGCAACTACGACCATCTTCCTGAAATGGCCTTTTACATGGTGGGCACCATAGAAGAGGCTGTGGAGAAAGCCAGAGCTCTGGGAGCAAAGGTTTGA
- the rph gene encoding ribonuclease PH: protein MRSDGRKPGELRPVRIIRDYLKHPEGSVLVEFGNTKVICTVSLQDSVPPFLKGKGQGWITAEYSMLPRSTQTRNIRESVQGRIGGRTHEIQRMIGRAMRTALDLTKVGERTFWIDCDVIQADGGTRTASITGAFVALVDAVIRLYEEGSISSTPIKDFVAAVSVGIVKGQILLDLNFEEDSEAEVDMNLVATGSGRISEIQALGEEHSFTREEFDRMLTLGLAGVEQLVELQKAFFDVQGGLFRRKNIKEARL, encoded by the coding sequence TTGAGGTCTGACGGAAGAAAGCCCGGGGAGCTAAGACCTGTAAGGATAATAAGGGATTACCTCAAGCATCCCGAGGGCTCTGTGCTTGTGGAGTTCGGAAACACAAAGGTTATATGCACCGTCTCTCTGCAAGATAGCGTCCCCCCCTTTTTAAAGGGTAAAGGTCAGGGCTGGATAACTGCAGAATACTCCATGCTTCCCAGGTCAACCCAGACAAGAAACATACGCGAATCGGTTCAGGGAAGAATCGGAGGCAGAACGCACGAAATACAGAGGATGATAGGAAGAGCTATGCGAACCGCCCTTGACCTCACAAAGGTAGGAGAGAGGACTTTCTGGATTGACTGCGATGTAATACAGGCGGACGGAGGAACGAGAACTGCTTCCATAACAGGCGCCTTTGTGGCCCTGGTGGACGCAGTCATAAGGCTCTACGAGGAGGGAAGCATAAGCTCAACTCCTATAAAGGACTTTGTGGCTGCGGTGAGTGTTGGCATAGTAAAGGGCCAGATACTTCTTGACCTTAACTTTGAGGAGGATTCAGAGGCAGAAGTAGACATGAACCTTGTGGCCACAGGCTCTGGCAGAATATCAGAGATACAGGCTCTTGGTGAAGAGCACTCTTTCACAAGGGAAGAATTTGACAGGATGCTCACTCTCGGTCTTGCAGGAGTGGAACAACTGGTGGAGCTCCAGAAGGCCTTCTTTGATGTGCAGGGAGGATTATTCAGAAGAAAGAACATAAAAGAGGCAAGGCTTTAG